Part of the Candidatus Krumholzibacteriota bacterium genome is shown below.
ACAGCGACGAGTTATTTGTAGGCACGAAAGAAGGAGTTATTTTCTCCTCCGTAGATTACCCGGACAATTTATCCGTTATAGATACTCTTGGTGTTGGGCTTTTTATCGATGTCCGGTCGATGATAAGCACGGATGAAGGTTATATTTTTGCCGCTGTAAGCGGGGCCGGGATATACCGTTCTGAGGATAAAGGGGGAAGCTGGACTAATGTTGGTCTCGGTCTTGAGAACAAGGACTTCATAAGAAGAGGGCTGGTAGCCAATTCTGCGGGAGATATCTATTCTGCGAGCTGGGGAGGAGATGTCTACAAGGGCGAGAATAACGGCAGTGACTGGAATTCCCTTAATACATTCATAACAGAGTACTTTCCTGACTTCATAAATTGTATTGATATCAGAGAAGACGACAAGCTTATAGGCGGGTATGAAGGTTTTTTCTGTTATTATGAAACTGATCCCGCTGTAGTTGACAGCAGTATGTGGATACCTCAGAATAACGGTTTTCCTGAGAATTCCGGACAATCAGTGGATATAAGGTGTCTTGCAGTGAATTCGGACGGAACAATCTACGCCGGCAATTATGGCAGCGGAATATTCAGATCGACAGACCATGGAGTTTCATGGGAAGCAATAAACGGCAGGTTGACCGACCTGCAAATTCAGGACATAGCTATAAGAAGTGACGGCAAAGTGTTTATAGCGAACTTGAACGGAGACATATACAGGAGTATCTGGTAGAGGAAAGCTATGTTGAATTAAAGCATTTTTCGAGGCAGATGTTTTTTCTTATATAACCCCCGCGGAGTCTAAGGAAGCATGGCTGTCCTATCTTAAAAATTAAATACACATTTAATTTTTTAATAAACGGATCAGTGATGGAAATAAAGAGAACAATAATACAGGCAATAGCAGTTTGCTGCGCGAGCACTTTAATTGCTTTTACATACAACGCTTTTTCTGATAATGGAATAAACCCGTTTCGCCAGGCCGCCTCGGAGAAAATCGCGGAAAATATCGATAACAGTGCCGGAAATATAACAGTAATCGATCTGAAAAAATTCAGGGAGATGAAGGAAGAAGGAATCCTTCTTATAGATGCCAGGACGGAAAGTGAATATATAAATGGGCATATTCCAGGCGCGTTGTTATTTGATTATTATAAATTCGGAAGTTTTGCGGACAAAGTTATTCCGCTTATCTATCCATGGAGCAGTTTGGTCATATATTGTTCGTCACCAGCCTGTGATTCATCTGATTTGCTGGCCGCCGAGCTTTACCAGCTGGGGTATAAAAATATTTTTGTGTTCGAAGGTGGTTTTTCAAATTGGAAAGAAGAAGGACTTCCTGTTGAAAAAGGATTGGAATGAAGAATAAGCGGATATTCAAAACGGATGGTTCAGCTTTGAAAGAATTACTGTTAGAACCCCCTCTGTCAACAGATTTCAGAAGAAAAAAGAGTTGCCGTCAGTATCTTGTAATACTCGCCAGAATAATTCTTGCCGCCGTTTTTATTTACGCCGCTTTTGGAAAGATAAATAAGCCGATGTTGTTTTCCCAGCAGATAAAGGAGTACGGGATATTCGATGGTTCATTTCTTCTCTATACTGTTGCTGTAGTACTGCCGTGGATTGAGCTTTTATGCGGAATTTCTCTTATTACCGGAATATTCATTCGGGGGACTTCACTTGTTCTAACAGCTATAAATATTATGTTTTTGATTTTTATAATCTATAGAGTCTTAAATGTAATGAGTTCCGGGGATACAGCTTTTTTCGAAGTATTTTTTGACTGCGGGTGCGGGTTCAAACCAACTTATGCCTGGAAGAAAATACTGGAAAACACTGCTTTAGTGGGTCTTTCCCTGATTTTGCTTTTTTCGCGTGAATACAGGTTCGTTTCTTTGCGCTCAAGAGACAGGCAGGAGGGCTAAGATGGAGGGAGGCGCGCGCGCCGGCATCAATTGAGAGGCAAACAATTAAACAGGTCGAGATAAACGAATAAATTCAAAATTTTTATTGTAAGAAAGGCTTAACATAATGACGGAGAAGAAATTAAGTTATGCGTTTACGGGCTCTGAAGAGCCATTGATTGGTGAAACGATTGGAGATATGTTCGAGAGGATAGCGGATAAATATCCCGACAATGAAGCACTTGTTTATGTCCCCGACGATCTGCGATATACATACGCTGAATTCTACGATATTTGCCGGCGGGCGGCAAAGAGCCTCATGGCTATGGGCGTTCGCAAGGGAGACCGTGTGGCAATTTGGGCTACCAATCATCCGGAATGGGTGATAACCCAGTTTTCAACCGCTTTGGCAGGCGCGATACTGGTAACGGTAAACCCCGCGTACAGAACGCATGAACTGGAGTACGGACTCAAAGACTCTGAAACACAGACCCTTTTTCTTATACCTGAATTTAAATCTTCCAAGTACCTTGACATGATTTGTGAAGTTGCCGTTGAGATTAAGAACTGTGTGCCGGGAGAAATTAATTCTGAAAAACTCCCTTATTTAGAAAATGTTGTTTTAATCGGCGGCAGAGAACATCCCGGAATGTTCTCCTGGAAGGATTTTATGGAGTTGGGTGAGGAGATAAGCGACGAGGAGTTTCAGGCCCGCCGCGCGGAATGTGATTTTGATGATGTTATTAATGTTCAATATACTTCCGGAACAACAGGGCTTCCCAAGGGGGCAAGTCTTACCCATCACAATATTCTTAATAACGGATACCACGTTGGAGAAACCATGGGTTTCACAGATCAGGACAGACTCTGTATACCGGTGCCTTTCTATCATTGCTTCGGAATGGTTCTTTCCAATCTCGCGTGCCTTACTCACGGAGCGACTATGGTAATCCCGTCAGAATACTTTGACGCTGAAGATGTGCTGAAAACAGTTGAGAAGGAACACTGCACCGCTCTTCACGGTGTGCCGACAATGTTCATAGCAGAACTGTCCAGTTCTGAATTTTCGAAAACTGATTTCAGAAGTTTAAGGACCGGCATAATGGCCGGCGCGCCCTGTCCGGTCGAAGTTATGAAGCGCGTTAATGATGAAATGAATATGAAGGAAGTTACAATAGCATACGGGCAGACGGAGACATCTCCCGTTATAACACAGACCCCTAATCACGCTTCTTTGGGAAAACGCACAGAAACAGTGGGTCCCCCAATCCCTCATACGGAAGTAAAGATTGTTTCTCCGGAGACCGGGAAGATTGTGGCTGTGGGGGAACAAGGGGAGCTTTGCTGCCGCGGCTATCAGGTAATGCGGGGATATTATAACAAACCTGAAGCCACAGCGGAAACTATTGACAGGGCGGGGTGGATTCATACCGGCGATCTGGCCGTTATGGATGAAGACGGCGTTTTCAAAATAACCGGGCGCATAAAGAATATGATCATACGCGGGGGAGAAAATGTTTATCCCCGTGAGATAGAGGAGTTCCTTTTTACGAATCCCAAGATAAGGGACGCTCAGGTCTTCGGCGTGCCGTCAGAGAAAATGGGAGAAGAAATCTGTGTCTGGATACAGCTCAAAGAGGGAGAATCGGCAACAGAAGATGGAATCAAGGAGTTCTGTAAGGGCAAAATTGCTCATTACAAAATCCCTCGTTATATAAAGTTTGTTGACGAATTTCCCATGACCGTCACAGGAAAGATTCAGAAATTCAAAATGAGGAAAATGGCAGTCGAAGAGTTGGGATTAAAGAATAAATAGGCAAAGCATTCCGGCTGTTTTGTATGAGAATAATCGCTCGTTCTGCACTTCGGGTTCGCTCTTTCTGCCCCTTCGGGTCAGAAATCCTTGTCCGCTCGCCCTGCGGAGGATTTTGAAAATATCAATCAGCCGCATACTATTACAAATCATCGACTACCTTATAGGTTGTAAAAATTGGGAACACTCCAATTTAAAACCACTTATTGAACAGCAGGCCTCTTTCCGACAGGAGAAAACCCTCTTAAGCCTTCAGAATTTGGTGGTTCTTGTATATTGCAACACTCAATTGCCAATATTGGGAGAGAATTCCGGTAAATCGTTGTTGAAATTGGGAGGAATTGATCTTCAGCGATTCTAAAGATAGGCGGTTCTATTCATTATAGGACCTGGCCTTTTTACTCCCTGTCTTTAACGGCAATGCGAGAGGCGGCTTACCCTCTGTTAATAAAACAATTAGGCGGCAAACAGTTTATCCTCTTAAAGAACAGCCGGAGGTCTCATAATTCAGTGAATTTTAATCGTCTTAGAAGGCACATATATTGCGAAACAATTTGTTAGAAAATAAGTTAACTGGAGAATAGGTTTCCCGGTCTCACAATAATGTTTGTTTTTATTACAGGTGTTATTAATAAATCCGGGATAGTCTTTCTAATAAGAGGATTAAATAATGAATACGAAAATTAATATATCCGGATACAGCTCGAATCCATCCGGAAAGAGGCTTGATAAACGTTTCTGGCGAAACTGGATTTTTCTGTCAACTGTTCTGTTTATAGCTATAGCCGGGCTTACGACGGCGATCCCTCCGCTTCTAAGCGGAAGGGTCAGCAGCCCTTGGCCGTGGGTAAAGACCGACCTCGTTCTGATAGTAGGTCTTTCAGTTGTAGTGCTGGCATTTATAGGCTACCTGACTCAACAGCAGCGGAAAGTCGATAAGATGCGCAGGGCTGTGTATGAGCTGATAGAGTACCAGGGAGAACGGTTCAAGCGCGATAATGCCCGACTCCGCGCCCTTCTTAGTGTGAGTCAGAAGATGTCGATGGAAACCGACAATAAATATGTTTTCAACGCCATAACAGACGCCTGTGTTGAAACATTCGGCTGCCAGAGAGCTTCCCTTATGCTTTTGGACAATGAAACGCAGGAACTTGTAGTTGATTCAGTGAGCGGCGAGATGGAAAGTCCGATTCTGAAGACGAGGGTCAAGATGGGAGAATCGATAGCGGGGTGGGTGGCGGAGACAAGGAAATCTGTTCTGATAAGCGACGCGGGAGATTTGGAAAAATATCCGGAATTGGATTTCAAGAACCCTTCTCTTAGCTCGGCTATGATTGTTCCTATAATTCTCAGGGATGAAGTAATCGGCGTGATGAATATAAGCGCCAAATCTGAAGAGATAAGGTACAGCGAAGAAGACCTGAGCACTTTGCAGGTTTTTTCAGAGAACGTCGGGGCCTCCATAAGGCACAAAGAGCAGACGGACTGGCTCAAGTCGATGGTACAGACACTTTCAAAGAGACTGTCAGAGAGTTATGACAGTGAACTTGGAGAAGAAGTTAAGCCGCGGGGTTGAGCTGCCCTGGTGTGTTGAAGAATTATTCCGCCTGATTTACATTATGATATGTCCTTTATGGCTTGAAGCAAACCGCCTGACAGCCGTTTTGTCTGGAAGATTTACGACCTTGAAGACCCATTTTTCAAAGAAATAGCCGGAAAACTCTTTTTAGAGACTCCTAATCCGGCCTTCCCAATGAAACGCCGAGAGCCTCGGCGGTCTTAACGGTCTGCCCGTCTGGATTTACGTGTTTTAGTTCTTTGATAGCTGATTTAATATCAACTGATTTGATGGCTCGCCCTTTAAGACACACCATCTTGCCGAATTTTCCCTCAGCGATGAGGTTTGCCGCTTCTACTCCGAATCTTGTAGCCAGTATACGGTCGAATGTGGTTGGAGTTCCGCCGCGCTGAAGGTGGCCCAGGACCGCTACGCGGGTTTCGAGCCCCGTGCTTTGGCAAATTCTGTCCGAGACCCAGTTACCAAGCCCGCCGAGTTTGCCTGGAGTTCCGTCCGGGCCTGGAGGGGTTACATAAACCTTGTTTCCTCCTTTTGGATAAGCGCCCTCGGAAACCGCGACGATGCTGAATTTCTTGCCGGCACGTTTGCGGTTATGTATATGTTTACAAATCTCATTAATCTCAAAGGGAATTTCCGGTATAAGGATGACGTCGGCGCCTCCGGCTATTCCAGCCTCCAGCGCTATCCATCCGCAGTCTCTCCCCATAACTTCCAGTACCAAAACCCGGTGGTGGCTTTCGGCTGTTGTGTGGAGTTTATCAAGGGCGCATGTGGCGCACGCGACAGCGCTATTGTAGCCGAAGGTGACATCTGTCACACCGAGATCATTATCTATAGTTTTAGGGACACCAATTACGTTTACGCCTTTTTCTCGAAGCGACTGGGTTATCTTCATTGTTCCATCACCCCCGACCGCGACAACAACATCAATTTTCTGCTTCTTTATATTCTTTACGATATCCGGGGTAACATCTTCAAACACAACGATCCCATCCTTTTTTACCGGATAACGCAGAGGGTTGCCTCTATTGGATGTTCCGAGTATAGTCCCGCCGCGGAGCTGAAGGCCGCCAACATCGCTTGAGGATAATTCGATGAATTCATTTTTCAGCAGGCCGTCGAATCCGTCCATAATGCCGAATACCTTCCAGCCGTATATATTTACAGAAGCGCGGACAAAACCGCGTATGACGGCGTTCAGCCCCGGGCAGTCTCCTCCTCCCGTAAGGATGGAAACTCTCTCTATCTTCTTTCTCCGTGCTTTTCTGTTTTCAGGTCCATGACTGTCTCTTTTCGCAGATCCCATATTAGCTCCTTTCGATTTTCCCGACTGCTTGAATATTCCGGAACAAAACGCAGACCGTAATATTGACGCAACGGCGTTTGAGCCGAAAGGAGACATGCCCTTTCTAACTTTGCGGGGCACGCCTCAAAATGCCATAAAAGCATTATATATTATATACCTGAAGAATTCATCAAAATGTTGCGTAAATCAAGAACAAGGATAATAGAATATAGCTGATAGAAAAAAATCCGGAGAAAACAACATCTTTTTATTCAGAATCGATCGCGTGAAGGCTGTTTTTTGAGCGCAAATTTCTAAATATTTTGCATAGGACTATAGGCAGGGTGCATTTTGTTTCTCTTTCAACTTGAGAATTGACGCCCCCTAAGCTTCACTGAATTTTTTTTAAATTAATAAAATATGGAATAACTGGTTATTAACGTTAGAAATATAGAAGTTCAGCCCGAGACGGGAATTGCCTGGGTGTATCTGCTCATGACTTAAGTCCCAGCTTATGGCACAGGATTTGCAAATGATTCAACCAAGAAATTGAAAAATGAGTGTTTATACCTAGGAATTTTTAATAAATTCCTCCGCCGGCAATGAACGCGGCAAGAAATTTGAGCGCGAAGCGGCGGAAAGAAAGGGGGGAAGATTGAATGAAAACTGTTTTTAACCTGATCGTTTTTTCTCTTCTTCTATCAGTTTCAGTAAGCGCTTTTGCTCAGGAGCCTTTGCTCAGGGGCAGCATGGAAGCACATAAAATAGTAGCTGATAAAAGGAAAGATGAAACTGCCGTTCCGGCAGATAAGGTCGTACCGGATGATGTTGTCGAATATACGCTGAGATACCGTAACGAGGGGAAAAATTCTGCTTCGGGCGTGGAGCTGATTGGTCCGGTGCCTCCGGGAACTGCCTATATCGACGATTCCATATCGAGCAGCAGAGTCTTTACGGCATTGCTTAGTATTGATGGCGGAAAATCTTATCATCAACCGCCCGTCACATTTACTGTCGTGAATGAGGACGGCAAAGAAGAAAAAAGAGAAGCAACTCCCGAGATGGTTACCCACTTGAAGTGGAAAATGAACGAGGACCTGGAAGCCTCGGGCATTGTCACTGCCTCATACCGTGTGCTGGTAGAGTAACTCGATAGGGGAGCGTATGATGTTATCCGGAGTGACAATTTTTCGGATAACGGAAAGAAATCTAGGGATTCGATTTAAAAAAAGCGGCTATTTACAAGGAAGGTGAAATTATGGTAGGAAGGAAACTGGCTGGCCCGGCGATTATGGCCTTTATCGCATTATCGCTTATGATCGGCACTTCGGCAGAGGCTCAAACTCCGGCTGGAACAACGATACGGAACCAGGCCTCCGCGACATTTCAGGATCAGATAGGTAATACTTATACGGCTACTTCAAACGAAGTTATTACTATAGTGCTGCCCGTATACGGTGTTTCAGTTCTTCCCGATGATTCCGGAGAAACACCGCCTGTAACACCGTCGATGGTGCAGACGGCCATACCGGGCCAGACGATGTATTACAGCTATAATCTTTCGAACAGCGGTAATGATGATGACACTTATTCCGTTGAACCTCTTCTCGATGGTGCTAATACAAC
Proteins encoded:
- a CDS encoding rhodanese-like domain-containing protein, encoding MEIKRTIIQAIAVCCASTLIAFTYNAFSDNGINPFRQAASEKIAENIDNSAGNITVIDLKKFREMKEEGILLIDARTESEYINGHIPGALLFDYYKFGSFADKVIPLIYPWSSLVIYCSSPACDSSDLLAAELYQLGYKNIFVFEGGFSNWKEEGLPVEKGLE
- a CDS encoding MauE/DoxX family redox-associated membrane protein codes for the protein MKNKRIFKTDGSALKELLLEPPLSTDFRRKKSCRQYLVILARIILAAVFIYAAFGKINKPMLFSQQIKEYGIFDGSFLLYTVAVVLPWIELLCGISLITGIFIRGTSLVLTAINIMFLIFIIYRVLNVMSSGDTAFFEVFFDCGCGFKPTYAWKKILENTALVGLSLILLFSREYRFVSLRSRDRQEG
- a CDS encoding AMP-binding protein; this encodes MTEKKLSYAFTGSEEPLIGETIGDMFERIADKYPDNEALVYVPDDLRYTYAEFYDICRRAAKSLMAMGVRKGDRVAIWATNHPEWVITQFSTALAGAILVTVNPAYRTHELEYGLKDSETQTLFLIPEFKSSKYLDMICEVAVEIKNCVPGEINSEKLPYLENVVLIGGREHPGMFSWKDFMELGEEISDEEFQARRAECDFDDVINVQYTSGTTGLPKGASLTHHNILNNGYHVGETMGFTDQDRLCIPVPFYHCFGMVLSNLACLTHGATMVIPSEYFDAEDVLKTVEKEHCTALHGVPTMFIAELSSSEFSKTDFRSLRTGIMAGAPCPVEVMKRVNDEMNMKEVTIAYGQTETSPVITQTPNHASLGKRTETVGPPIPHTEVKIVSPETGKIVAVGEQGELCCRGYQVMRGYYNKPEATAETIDRAGWIHTGDLAVMDEDGVFKITGRIKNMIIRGGENVYPREIEEFLFTNPKIRDAQVFGVPSEKMGEEICVWIQLKEGESATEDGIKEFCKGKIAHYKIPRYIKFVDEFPMTVTGKIQKFKMRKMAVEELGLKNK
- a CDS encoding GAF domain-containing protein — translated: MNTKINISGYSSNPSGKRLDKRFWRNWIFLSTVLFIAIAGLTTAIPPLLSGRVSSPWPWVKTDLVLIVGLSVVVLAFIGYLTQQQRKVDKMRRAVYELIEYQGERFKRDNARLRALLSVSQKMSMETDNKYVFNAITDACVETFGCQRASLMLLDNETQELVVDSVSGEMESPILKTRVKMGESIAGWVAETRKSVLISDAGDLEKYPELDFKNPSLSSAMIVPIILRDEVIGVMNISAKSEEIRYSEEDLSTLQVFSENVGASIRHKEQTDWLKSMVQTLSKRLSESYDSELGEEVKPRG
- a CDS encoding ATP-dependent 6-phosphofructokinase, with product MGSAKRDSHGPENRKARRKKIERVSILTGGGDCPGLNAVIRGFVRASVNIYGWKVFGIMDGFDGLLKNEFIELSSSDVGGLQLRGGTILGTSNRGNPLRYPVKKDGIVVFEDVTPDIVKNIKKQKIDVVVAVGGDGTMKITQSLREKGVNVIGVPKTIDNDLGVTDVTFGYNSAVACATCALDKLHTTAESHHRVLVLEVMGRDCGWIALEAGIAGGADVILIPEIPFEINEICKHIHNRKRAGKKFSIVAVSEGAYPKGGNKVYVTPPGPDGTPGKLGGLGNWVSDRICQSTGLETRVAVLGHLQRGGTPTTFDRILATRFGVEAANLIAEGKFGKMVCLKGRAIKSVDIKSAIKELKHVNPDGQTVKTAEALGVSLGRPD